In Deltaproteobacteria bacterium, the sequence GACCGGCAGCGGCTCATTCAAACCAAAGCGATCCCGGATCGAATTGAGTTCGGCTTCGTCAGCCCCGGGGGAGGCGATCATGAACGCAGGATCAGGTCCGATCCTGGTGGCCAAAAAAATCATCAAGGATACAATCCCTACAACGATAATCCCAAAAATAAAACGTCTAATTATGTATCTCTTCATTATTTATAGGGTCTCCACGGAGACGATTCCTGGAATTTCCACCTTCACTTAGGCTCTTCGCCGGTAAATGGCTCGACCCCTTGCCTCAGGGTGGCGATGTCCACTTCACCCCCTTGCGCAGCTTAAACTCATAGACCCTGGAATCCGGGCTCACCATATATGATTCAGCCAAGCTGGGGGCAAAGATGCCTTCCGGCATGGCTTTCAGTAAGGCATCGTTTTCCCTAACTAGCGCACACAGCATGGCCCCAAACAACTACTCTGGCCTAACATTTTTTGGCAAAAGGGCGTTTTGTTCAGCACCTCATTACCATGCTCGGTGATGAGA encodes:
- a CDS encoding ABC transporter permease; the protein is MKRYIIRRFIFGIIVVGIVSLMIFLATRIGPDPAFMIASPGADEAELNSIRDRFGLNEPLPV